The stretch of DNA TGAATGAATCCAGGCAATCTTGGCAAATGCATGTTTTCCGAAGTTGATCGGCGGGCACTTCATCGAAAATCTCTTGTGGAAAGGATTCCTGCGTACACCAGCAATCTCCCAAAGACTTTTCTTTTCCGTTACAACAATTATTCCCTTTCCCGCAAATCGGGCAAACTTCCACGATTGTTTTCACAATACTCCCCCTCCGATATAGAATATTTGAACCCCTCCACTTTGGATATTCCTTCCTGCACTCGCCTAATGAGAAAATACTATCCAACTGTCAGTAACGAGCATAAGAAAGAAACCGTCACTCACCCGGTGAAACGGTATGTGTTTATTTCACTGGACGCTGTCGCCATCTTCAGATTCGCCAAACGGTTCTCCTGGATACAACTCCTGCAGGAACTCGACCGACTGGGTGATTAATTCCTTCAAAACTTCCACGTCGATGTCATCGACCTTATTGATATAGACACAGGCTTTTCCTGACGTATGCTTGCCGAATTTGGCAAGCAGCGCTTCCCGTTCCGGATCGCCGGTTGCAAAGTATAGGCTGATTTTCGCTTTCCGTGGAGAGAAGCCGACTAACGGGGCGTCCCCTTCATGGCCTGTTTTGTAGATATAATGATACGATCCGAAACCGATGATGCTCGGCCCCCATAATTTCGGCTCATAGCCTGTCGTTTCGGTGAAAATATCGAGAAGGCGATACGCATCTTCCCGTTTCTTCGGGTGATCCACCTGTTCAATGAATTCGATGACGCTGTCGTCCGTCTCTTTTGTTTTTAATTCGTACATCCGATTTTCCTCCCGATTGAGTGATTGTTCTGTCTAGTGTAGCATACGTCCCTCATATTCCGGAATAACTTCTCATATAGTGGTCAGGAGG from Bacillus sp. OxB-1 encodes:
- a CDS encoding cysteine-rich CWC family protein yields the protein MKTIVEVCPICGKGNNCCNGKEKSLGDCWCTQESFPQEIFDEVPADQLRKTCICQDCLDSFKSRAPVK
- a CDS encoding DUF1801 domain-containing protein, giving the protein MYELKTKETDDSVIEFIEQVDHPKKREDAYRLLDIFTETTGYEPKLWGPSIIGFGSYHYIYKTGHEGDAPLVGFSPRKAKISLYFATGDPEREALLAKFGKHTSGKACVYINKVDDIDVEVLKELITQSVEFLQELYPGEPFGESEDGDSVQ